ACCAGTTTCTAATGCGATTCtggcagggaaaaaaaatccccataatAATCGTCAGGAATACGGAGAGCAGTCGGATATCAGCAGTGATCCTACCGCAAAGCAAGAAAAGAACGGGGAGATTGACAAAacggtcacagaacgtccgtgtACGATAGAAGGAGCGCGCGCATGTAAAGCAAATAATAAGCAAGTAATAAACCTAGATAGAAAGTGACGATAGAAATCCCAGCTGCCCAGGAACCAAGTGCATCAAGAGCCCCGAGCCAGCAATATACTCAGCACCACCTGCCCTCGCGTAGTGTCAGGGAAATCCCACGTGTATAGTGCCCCCTACCGGTGACTACTCTGTATATGTGTCCATGCACCACGTTGGGAGGGGGTTCTACTAGATAGGACTGGACCCATGTCTTGTATCTTAACCTTGTCATTTGGCCCTTGTGTCCCTATTGCTCATTAGATTGTAACTGGCCATTCCTTTGGCACCTCCTGACATCACGTGTTCTCTTCTATAGAAACCTGACCCGGGTCACAGTTGTCAGGAGACGGgcgtggggaggggggagactgATCTCCTGTAACAGCCACAATAGACACTGCAGTCACCGGAGAACAGCACCGAGAACATTTATCTAGCACGTGTTATAACACTATAGTGAATACATCTAGCTCAGCGCAGAGAGGGTTAACGACAGCAGACTGACgtgtgctgggggaaggagaaggggGTCGGGGACATGTAAGGCGGAGTTCGGGTTCTGCTGCTCTTTAAGGGAGGATTTGGTGGCTCTGAAAAGAGCCTTTGTGGTGTATGCGGTGCCCGGGGCAGATCTAAGCCCTCTCCCCACGGATCCTGCGGGCCAGCTGGATGTCTTTGGGCATGATGGTCACCCTCTTGGCGTGGATAGCGCACAGGTTGGTGTCCTCGAACAGGCCCACCAGGTAAGCCTCGCTGGCCTCCTGCAGGGCCATGACCGCCGAGCTCTGGAAGCGGAGATCGGTCTTGAAGTCCTGGGCGATCTCTCTCACCAGGCGCTGGAAGGGAAGCTTGCGGATCAGCAGCTCGGTGGACTTCTGG
The DNA window shown above is from Dendropsophus ebraccatus isolate aDenEbr1 unplaced genomic scaffold, aDenEbr1.pat pat_scaffold_642_ctg1, whole genome shotgun sequence and carries:
- the LOC138778130 gene encoding histone H3; protein product: MARTKQTARKSTGGKAPRKQLATKAARKSAPATGGVKKPHRYRPGTVALREIRRYQKSTELLIRKLPFQRLVREIAQDFKTDLRFQSSAVMALQEASEAYLVGLFEDTNLCAIHAKRVTIMPKDIQLARRIRGERA